One Gemmatimonadota bacterium genomic window carries:
- a CDS encoding rhodanese-like domain-containing protein, which yields MRRGGQPGSKPLVYRFVCHAGGPVGRVHLARLVRLVGAVCVLCAVYAAFIPMAVLSVPAIAAQEETEDNTVFWSTTLKMIRAKFPGVAQLSTDSLQTWLDESGQAQMGRPLLLDVREKEEYEVSHLKEAVLAASEKEALEVLEGVPSDQPVVLYCSVGYRSSEMAGFLQKRGFDRVYNLEGSIFAWANEGKPVYRGDERVRVVHPYDRVWGKLLKKVLRSW from the coding sequence TTGCGTCGTGGCGGTCAACCGGGGTCGAAACCCCTTGTCTATCGCTTCGTGTGCCACGCGGGCGGTCCGGTCGGCCGGGTCCACCTGGCCCGCCTGGTTCGCCTCGTCGGCGCCGTATGCGTGCTCTGCGCGGTCTACGCGGCGTTTATTCCCATGGCCGTCCTTTCCGTACCCGCCATTGCCGCACAGGAAGAAACAGAGGATAACACCGTGTTCTGGTCGACCACACTGAAGATGATCCGTGCGAAGTTCCCAGGGGTCGCGCAGCTTTCCACCGACAGCCTGCAGACCTGGCTGGATGAATCCGGGCAGGCGCAGATGGGGCGTCCGCTGCTTCTGGACGTGCGGGAGAAGGAGGAATACGAGGTCAGCCACTTGAAAGAAGCCGTACTTGCCGCTTCTGAGAAGGAGGCGCTTGAGGTGCTTGAAGGCGTTCCTTCGGATCAGCCCGTCGTGCTCTACTGTTCCGTGGGCTACCGGTCGTCGGAGATGGCCGGCTTCCTGCAGAAGAGGGGATTCGATAGGGTCTACAACCTGGAAGGATCGATATTCGCTTGGGCCAATGAGGGGAAGCCCGTGTACCGCGGTGATGAGCGCGTGCGGGTTGTCCATCCCTATGACCGGGTGTGGGGCAAGCTGCTGAAGAAGGTGCTCAGGTCCTGGTGA